From the genome of Saccharicrinis carchari, one region includes:
- a CDS encoding tetratricopeptide repeat protein: MSKILINIIIAGMITLLGVPAIAQKGVEDGSRYGHGEDSIRCLKNLSLFTEYVKQKSFADAIPSWEIVYNECPLSSSRIYTDGIKIMDWRIKNEKDKAKKDELFEKLMGIYDQRIKYMGNHRRYNEGYILGRKATKMLSYKGDDPVFRKKAQELYEKSIAAQGVKSEVFVLATFMSNTVDMYRKNEADAEVVVKNFVKVSDLLTDIIKAEKKESNKERTKGVKDTVEKLFASSGAADCQTIEKIFSPNLVENKTNLDWLKMVNKLLARANCEDAQLLYDVSENLHVIEPSSSSAYGLARMYLKTQDLEKAVEYYNQAINLEEEDEQKGTFYYQLGLIKFNQGRLAEARSNAQKAINLRPSWGDPYILIGNLYATSAKNFGSNEFEHKTAYWVAVDMFKKAKSIDPEKTEKANELINIYTQHFPGMEEIFFQGFKEGDTYSVGGWIGASTKVRAKK, translated from the coding sequence ATGTCGAAAATTTTAATAAATATCATTATCGCGGGGATGATTACCCTCCTAGGGGTTCCGGCAATTGCACAAAAAGGTGTTGAAGATGGCTCCAGGTATGGCCACGGGGAAGATAGTATCCGTTGTCTTAAAAACTTATCGCTATTTACTGAGTATGTAAAGCAAAAGAGTTTTGCAGATGCAATACCGTCGTGGGAAATTGTTTATAACGAATGCCCATTGTCAAGTTCGCGTATTTATACCGATGGTATTAAAATTATGGATTGGCGAATAAAAAATGAAAAGGACAAAGCAAAAAAAGATGAGCTTTTTGAAAAGCTAATGGGCATATACGACCAACGCATAAAGTATATGGGTAACCATCGTAGGTACAACGAGGGTTATATCCTGGGACGCAAGGCCACCAAAATGCTCTCATACAAAGGCGACGATCCGGTGTTTAGAAAAAAAGCACAGGAGCTATACGAAAAGTCAATAGCAGCGCAAGGTGTAAAAAGCGAAGTGTTTGTGCTGGCTACTTTTATGAGTAATACGGTGGATATGTACCGGAAAAACGAAGCCGATGCGGAAGTTGTAGTAAAAAACTTTGTGAAGGTTAGTGATTTGCTGACAGACATAATAAAAGCCGAGAAAAAAGAATCGAATAAAGAAAGAACTAAAGGCGTTAAGGATACCGTGGAAAAGCTGTTTGCTAGCAGCGGTGCAGCGGATTGTCAAACCATTGAAAAAATATTTAGCCCCAATCTGGTCGAAAATAAAACCAACCTGGATTGGCTAAAAATGGTAAATAAGTTGCTGGCACGTGCCAATTGCGAAGATGCACAACTACTTTACGATGTATCTGAAAACTTACATGTTATTGAGCCGTCTTCATCATCGGCCTATGGTTTGGCTCGTATGTACTTGAAAACACAGGATTTGGAAAAAGCGGTAGAATATTACAATCAGGCTATCAACTTAGAGGAAGAGGATGAGCAGAAAGGTACGTTCTACTATCAATTGGGCTTGATTAAGTTTAACCAGGGTAGATTGGCCGAGGCCAGGTCTAATGCACAAAAAGCCATTAACCTACGACCCAGTTGGGGCGATCCGTACATTCTTATCGGTAATTTATATGCCACTTCGGCTAAAAACTTTGGATCTAACGAATTTGAACATAAAACTGCCTATTGGGTGGCGGTTGATATGTTTAAAAAAGCCAAAAGTATTGATCCCGAAAAAACGGAAAAAGCCAATGAGCTGATTAATATATACACGCAGCATTTCCCGGGTATGGAAGAAATTTTCTTTCAGGGTTTTAAAGAGGGCGATACGTATTCCGTTGGCGGATGGATAGGTGCCAGTACCAAGGTGAGGGCAAAAAAATAA
- a CDS encoding type III pantothenate kinase, which yields MNLVIDQGNTFTKIGVFDKGNLIYSDLCELFDKNIVHNIRSKYFIDKLIVSSVQVDYGSDEALRTLFDLNESMTVHLLTSDSELPVKINYKTPKTLGKDRIAAMVGANELHQGCPKLIIDAGTAITIDYIDAQGTFLGGNISPGLQTRFKALHQNTKQLPLLKPNSNTPFLGLSSDEAMWSGVQNGLIFEIDSYINHFNKLNINTKTILTGGDAYFFVKKLKNTIFVNSNLVQSGLNTILEYNAKNK from the coding sequence GTGAATTTAGTTATTGATCAGGGAAATACTTTTACCAAAATAGGTGTTTTTGACAAGGGTAACCTGATATACTCTGATTTATGCGAATTATTTGATAAAAATATTGTCCACAACATACGGTCTAAGTATTTCATTGATAAACTAATCGTATCGTCTGTTCAAGTAGATTACGGAAGTGATGAGGCCTTACGCACACTGTTCGACTTAAACGAAAGTATGACGGTGCACCTATTAACCAGCGATAGTGAGTTGCCTGTTAAAATTAATTATAAAACCCCTAAAACATTAGGAAAAGACAGAATAGCGGCGATGGTTGGAGCCAATGAATTGCACCAAGGGTGTCCTAAATTGATCATAGACGCCGGAACAGCGATTACCATTGACTATATTGATGCCCAGGGAACGTTTTTAGGGGGTAATATATCGCCCGGATTACAAACACGGTTCAAGGCTTTACATCAAAATACAAAACAACTGCCTTTATTAAAACCCAATTCCAATACGCCGTTTTTGGGCTTATCATCCGACGAAGCCATGTGGTCAGGAGTTCAAAATGGCCTTATTTTTGAGATAGATAGCTATATAAATCATTTTAACAAGCTAAATATCAACACGAAAACCATTTTAACGGGTGGGGATGCATATTTTTTTGTCAAAAAATTAAAAAATACCATCTTTGTAAATTCAAATTTGGTGCAAAGCGGTTTAAATACAATATTAGAATATAATGCTAAAAATAAATAA
- a CDS encoding ATP-binding response regulator: MRKIFIVEDDRFITAIFTMFLRDLGHELVGKASLGREAIEKCKKLKPDVILMDIHLDGELDGIQTAEMLKREMEVPIIYISSDTSSPVIERAIVSNSYGYLVKPINKKELGISIDLAFYKHRVDLEQKEREQGYREFISNSPLPIVVLSKEKITYLNRLGLDIFKTHYIEDVMGMPIKNFVAEEFYEEFSHIIHSSISNDQSIKPFLTKMKTVHGDHYWVEIAGSKVNFNNHQSVQLIFRDVSAYKLSERKNQAYERALFEGENICFVLDNTYKIIRSNTFTSNTLAKETIVGQPFTSLINGTPQWLTELQNIDCKKHKGQRVEVTLCNGKTVKLNLNVVCSVNGVIDQILLT, translated from the coding sequence ATGAGAAAAATATTTATTGTTGAGGACGACCGTTTTATAACCGCCATATTTACCATGTTTTTGCGCGACTTGGGTCATGAGTTGGTGGGCAAAGCCAGTTTGGGAAGAGAAGCTATTGAGAAGTGCAAGAAACTAAAGCCCGATGTTATTTTAATGGACATACACCTGGATGGGGAATTAGATGGTATACAAACCGCCGAAATGCTTAAACGCGAAATGGAAGTACCCATTATTTATATATCCAGCGACACCTCTTCGCCGGTTATTGAACGGGCTATTGTTTCTAATTCATATGGATACCTGGTAAAACCAATCAATAAAAAAGAATTGGGTATCAGCATCGATTTGGCATTTTACAAGCACAGGGTGGATTTAGAGCAAAAAGAAAGAGAGCAAGGATATCGCGAATTTATCTCGAACTCCCCATTGCCTATCGTAGTTTTAAGCAAGGAAAAAATCACTTATCTCAACCGGTTAGGATTGGATATTTTTAAAACACATTATATTGAAGATGTGATGGGGATGCCCATAAAAAACTTTGTAGCTGAAGAATTCTATGAGGAATTTAGCCATATTATTCATTCATCTATATCCAATGACCAAAGCATAAAGCCATTCCTAACCAAAATGAAAACCGTACATGGCGATCATTATTGGGTAGAAATTGCCGGATCTAAGGTAAACTTCAACAATCACCAGTCTGTTCAACTAATTTTTAGGGATGTATCGGCGTATAAGTTAAGTGAACGAAAAAATCAAGCTTACGAAAGAGCACTGTTCGAAGGAGAAAACATATGCTTTGTATTGGACAATACCTATAAAATAATACGGAGCAATACTTTTACAAGCAACACACTTGCAAAAGAAACTATTGTAGGCCAACCATTTACCTCACTCATCAATGGGACTCCGCAATGGTTAACTGAACTCCAAAACATAGATTGCAAGAAGCATAAAGGGCAACGGGTTGAAGTAACACTATGTAACGGAAAAACAGTTAAGCTTAACCTCAATGTAGTGTGCTCCGTGAATGGTGTAATCGATCAAATTTTATTAACCTGA
- the mfd gene encoding transcription-repair coupling factor: MQKKISVSQLNVLAQFRDNPLITQLNAAITNGEHHIFVAGTTGSFKSVVLASVMGRFSHLVVLNDKEEAAYFYNDLVQLLGEGSIYFLPSTYKRSPEYGNIEASSIILRTEALNYLSNTKKAGVVVTYPLALFEKVPTNSQLKESTLNIKTGEQIDISFVTEVLIEYEFEKVDFVYEPGQFSVRGSLVDIYSFAHEDPYRIDFFGDEVDSIRTFDLENQLSKTKLNDIAIIPNLSTRVGKEHISLLDFLNPKTKIWASDIAYVTDKVKEAHLKIVHRNSQRKDEENIPSPDFFVGHQEIEKQFSARQSIEFGKRSYFKDNTEIRFSTSPQPVFNKNFDLLQDDLLHKEEQGYACYILADNPKQHERLAAIFHDKGSEVKYTPLGKTLHEGFVDHDMQLCYYTDHQIFERYHKFSLRTDKARIAKQAVSLKELSRLNPGDYVVHVDHGIGRFGGLITTEVNGKKQEAIRLVFKDNDVLLVSIHSLHRISKYKSKEGEPPRINKLGSGAWQKLKDRTKKKVKDIARELIALYAQRRQEKGYAFSPDSYMQTELEASFIYEDTPDQEKSTRLVKEAMEKDTPMDMLVCGDVGFGKTEIAIRAAFKAVSDNKQVAVLVPTTILAMQHYKTFSERLKDFPCKIDYVSRLRKPKDIKNALMRLKAGEIDILIGTHRLIGKDVEFKDMGLLIIDEEQRFGVSIKEKLKKLKLNVDTLTLTATPIPRTLQFSLMGARDLSIINTPPPNRHPILTELHTISDEIIKEAITYEIDRNGQVFFIHNRVQNIYEVEAMINRILPSVKTVVGHGQMDGPQLENVMLGFINGDYDVLIATTIIESGLDIPNANTIIINNANHFGMSDLHQLRGRVGRSNKKAFCYMLAPPLSSVTQEARRRLKVIEEFSDLGSGFNISMQDLDIRGAGNLLGGEQSGFIADIGFETYHRILNEAMIELRETEFKDLYHEETKQVTDSNIKFVSDCSIETDARLLLPDDYVESVAERMQLYRQLDGLKNEEELDVFKAELSDRFGALPMSTRQLVQVVQIRWKAIDLGIEKIIFKNNKLIVYFVSNQDSPYYQSAVFTGILAYLQAEHKNAKMKEKNGKLSLVFTGVNDISEVKSFFDLLHAAIFTKK, translated from the coding sequence TTGCAAAAAAAAATTAGCGTGAGTCAATTGAATGTTCTTGCCCAATTTAGGGATAATCCTCTTATAACTCAATTAAATGCTGCCATTACCAATGGTGAGCACCATATTTTTGTGGCAGGCACCACCGGCTCTTTCAAAAGTGTAGTGCTGGCATCTGTTATGGGAAGGTTTTCGCATTTGGTTGTTTTAAACGATAAAGAAGAGGCCGCCTACTTTTACAACGATTTAGTACAGCTGTTAGGAGAGGGCAGCATATACTTTTTACCTTCTACCTACAAGCGCTCCCCTGAGTATGGTAATATCGAAGCATCTAGTATTATTTTGCGCACTGAAGCACTCAATTATCTTAGCAATACAAAAAAAGCAGGTGTGGTGGTTACCTACCCTTTAGCCTTGTTCGAAAAGGTACCTACCAACAGTCAGTTAAAAGAAAGTACACTGAATATTAAAACCGGTGAGCAAATAGATATTTCTTTTGTTACCGAGGTGCTGATAGAATACGAATTTGAGAAAGTAGATTTTGTATACGAGCCGGGTCAGTTTTCCGTGCGGGGCAGTTTGGTGGATATTTATTCCTTTGCTCATGAAGATCCCTATCGCATCGACTTTTTTGGCGATGAGGTGGACTCAATACGCACCTTTGATTTAGAAAACCAGCTCTCCAAAACAAAACTGAACGACATAGCCATCATACCCAACCTTAGCACCAGGGTGGGTAAAGAACATATCTCTTTACTTGATTTTTTAAATCCCAAAACTAAAATATGGGCCTCCGACATAGCTTATGTTACAGATAAAGTAAAAGAGGCACATCTAAAAATAGTGCATCGCAACAGTCAGCGAAAGGATGAGGAGAACATACCATCGCCCGATTTTTTTGTCGGACACCAGGAAATAGAAAAACAATTCTCGGCAAGGCAAAGCATTGAGTTTGGCAAACGGAGCTATTTTAAAGATAACACCGAAATTAGATTCAGCACCAGCCCACAGCCCGTTTTCAATAAAAACTTCGATTTGTTGCAGGACGATTTGTTGCATAAAGAGGAGCAGGGATATGCATGTTACATACTGGCCGACAACCCCAAACAGCACGAACGGCTCGCTGCTATTTTTCATGATAAAGGCAGTGAGGTAAAATACACCCCCTTGGGTAAAACGTTGCACGAGGGATTTGTAGATCACGACATGCAGTTGTGCTATTACACCGATCATCAAATATTTGAGCGCTACCATAAGTTTAGTCTGCGCACCGACAAGGCACGTATCGCTAAGCAAGCGGTATCGCTAAAGGAACTTAGTCGACTGAACCCAGGCGATTATGTGGTGCATGTTGATCATGGTATCGGTCGCTTTGGTGGGTTAATTACCACCGAGGTAAACGGCAAAAAACAAGAGGCTATACGTTTGGTATTTAAGGATAACGATGTGTTGTTGGTTAGTATTCATTCCTTGCATCGCATCAGCAAATACAAAAGCAAGGAGGGCGAGCCCCCTCGCATCAATAAGTTAGGATCAGGTGCCTGGCAAAAGTTAAAGGATCGCACCAAGAAAAAGGTAAAGGATATTGCACGAGAACTGATTGCCCTGTACGCCCAGCGCAGACAGGAAAAAGGCTATGCATTTTCGCCCGACAGTTATATGCAAACAGAACTGGAGGCTTCATTTATTTATGAGGATACGCCCGATCAGGAAAAATCAACTCGTCTTGTTAAAGAAGCCATGGAAAAAGACACCCCCATGGATATGCTGGTTTGTGGGGATGTGGGTTTCGGTAAAACCGAGATAGCCATTCGCGCGGCCTTTAAGGCCGTGAGTGACAATAAGCAGGTAGCCGTTTTAGTGCCCACTACCATTTTGGCCATGCAGCACTATAAAACATTTAGCGAGAGGTTAAAGGATTTTCCGTGCAAAATAGATTATGTGAGCCGTTTGCGTAAACCCAAGGATATTAAAAACGCTCTAATGCGTTTAAAAGCGGGTGAAATAGATATTCTTATCGGCACGCATCGTTTAATTGGTAAGGATGTTGAATTTAAAGATATGGGGCTGCTTATTATTGACGAAGAGCAGCGTTTTGGGGTGAGCATCAAGGAAAAATTAAAAAAACTAAAGCTCAATGTTGATACCCTTACACTTACAGCAACACCCATACCACGCACGCTGCAGTTTTCGTTAATGGGAGCACGCGACCTAAGCATTATCAACACACCGCCGCCCAACCGACACCCCATTCTTACTGAGCTACACACCATCAGCGACGAAATAATAAAGGAGGCCATCACCTATGAGATAGACCGTAACGGTCAGGTGTTTTTTATACATAACCGTGTGCAAAATATTTATGAAGTAGAAGCCATGATAAACCGAATTTTACCTTCGGTAAAAACAGTAGTGGGACATGGCCAAATGGATGGCCCTCAACTCGAGAATGTAATGCTGGGTTTTATCAATGGCGATTACGATGTACTTATAGCCACCACCATCATTGAGTCGGGACTGGATATACCCAATGCCAATACAATTATAATAAACAATGCCAACCATTTTGGCATGAGTGATTTGCATCAATTACGGGGTAGGGTAGGTCGTTCAAACAAAAAGGCCTTCTGCTATATGCTGGCACCTCCGCTTTCGTCGGTTACGCAAGAAGCAAGGCGACGGTTAAAGGTTATTGAGGAGTTTTCTGATTTAGGGAGCGGCTTTAACATCTCTATGCAGGATTTGGATATCCGTGGCGCAGGTAACTTGCTAGGGGGCGAACAAAGTGGTTTTATTGCGGATATTGGTTTCGAAACCTATCACCGCATTTTGAACGAGGCCATGATCGAACTCCGTGAAACTGAATTTAAGGATTTATATCACGAAGAAACCAAGCAGGTTACAGACAGCAATATTAAGTTTGTGAGCGACTGTAGTATTGAAACGGATGCCCGTTTGTTGCTGCCCGATGATTACGTAGAAAGTGTAGCCGAAAGAATGCAGCTGTACCGACAACTTGACGGACTGAAAAACGAAGAAGAACTGGATGTGTTCAAAGCGGAACTAAGCGACAGGTTTGGTGCCTTGCCTATGTCTACCCGTCAGTTGGTTCAGGTAGTTCAAATACGCTGGAAAGCTATTGATTTGGGTATCGAAAAAATTATATTCAAAAACAATAAACTGATTGTTTATTTTGTGTCTAATCAGGACTCGCCTTACTATCAATCGGCGGTTTTTACAGGCATTTTGGCCTACCTGCAAGCAGAACATAAAAATGCCAAAATGAAAGAGAAGAATGGAAAGTTAAGTCTCGTATTCACCGGGGTGAATGATATCAGCGAGGTTAAATCATTTTTTGATCTTCTGCATGCTGCTATTTTTACCAAAAAATAA
- the rodA gene encoding rod shape-determining protein RodA, with translation MAQNNYSKKVDWLSTTIYLILVIFGWFNIYAANYNPENPVFFDPGKEYAKQLIWIGLSLIIIWVIFMTDSKFYVAFSYFLYGTSVFLLFSVIFFGKEINGAKSWFEIGPLRFQPVELAKIATALTFSRIMSRHNFSFDKPRNVAKILGIWTMPVLCIFLQNDTGSALVFFAFILPFYREGLTGNILIFGILAAIVAILTLVYTNTLILSLVVAGAFLFLLLKIDKKIVAMGGAFFSGGFILSLAFYALAGFKLQYELFTVVGIATVSVYLLIKGFVKNIKPVLPIVIFLWGLVTVTFSADYFVDEVLSQYQRNRIYVLLGFKDDPLGAGYNVNQSKIAIGSGGLTGKGYLQGTQTKFDFVPEQSTDFIFCTVGEEWGYLGTFGVVMLFLILIFRLIYLAEKQHSAFSRVYGYCVASLFFYHFAINIGMTIGLAPVIGIPLPFFSYGGSSLWGFTTLLFIFLKLDTNRNQLIR, from the coding sequence ATGGCACAAAATAATTACAGCAAAAAAGTAGACTGGCTTTCCACAACCATTTACCTGATACTTGTGATATTTGGATGGTTTAATATTTACGCCGCCAATTATAATCCCGAGAACCCGGTTTTTTTTGACCCTGGAAAAGAGTATGCCAAACAATTAATATGGATAGGTCTTTCATTGATTATCATATGGGTAATTTTTATGACCGACAGTAAGTTTTATGTTGCTTTTTCATATTTTTTATATGGTACTTCCGTATTTCTTTTATTCAGTGTTATATTTTTTGGTAAGGAAATAAACGGAGCTAAGTCGTGGTTCGAAATAGGACCACTTAGGTTTCAGCCTGTGGAGCTGGCTAAAATAGCCACAGCACTCACTTTTTCGCGTATAATGAGCAGGCATAATTTTTCGTTTGACAAACCAAGGAATGTGGCCAAGATATTGGGTATTTGGACAATGCCTGTCCTTTGTATTTTTCTTCAAAACGATACGGGATCGGCGCTCGTATTTTTTGCATTTATATTGCCGTTTTATCGCGAGGGTCTTACGGGTAATATTTTAATTTTTGGCATACTGGCTGCAATCGTTGCCATCCTTACCTTGGTATATACCAATACCCTAATTTTATCGCTGGTAGTTGCAGGTGCTTTTTTGTTTCTCCTGCTCAAAATAGATAAAAAAATAGTGGCTATGGGGGGCGCGTTTTTTTCTGGTGGATTTATCTTGTCTCTTGCCTTTTATGCTCTTGCTGGATTCAAACTGCAATATGAATTGTTTACCGTTGTGGGCATTGCCACGGTATCGGTTTACCTGTTGATAAAAGGTTTTGTTAAAAATATAAAGCCTGTTCTTCCCATTGTAATTTTTTTATGGGGATTGGTGACCGTAACATTTTCCGCCGATTATTTTGTGGATGAAGTTTTATCGCAATATCAACGAAACAGGATTTATGTACTATTGGGTTTCAAGGACGACCCTCTGGGTGCCGGGTACAACGTTAATCAATCAAAAATAGCCATTGGTTCCGGCGGACTCACCGGTAAAGGTTACTTGCAAGGAACGCAAACTAAGTTTGATTTTGTGCCGGAGCAAAGTACCGATTTTATATTTTGTACCGTGGGCGAAGAATGGGGTTACCTTGGAACATTTGGGGTGGTGATGTTGTTTTTGATTCTGATATTTAGGCTCATATATTTGGCCGAAAAGCAACACTCGGCATTTAGCCGTGTTTATGGCTATTGTGTGGCCTCCCTCTTTTTTTATCACTTTGCGATAAACATAGGAATGACCATTGGCTTAGCACCTGTAATTGGCATTCCGCTGCCTTTTTTTAGCTATGGCGGTTCCTCGCTGTGGGGATTTACCACCTTACTTTTTATATTTCTTAAACTGGATACCAACAGGAACCAATTAATTCGTTAA
- the mrdA gene encoding penicillin-binding protein 2, which translates to MSRRTLVIGLIILFIGISFIIKLFILQVYDPSYKYSAVSNTRREIISFPSRGLIYDRNGKLIVSNQADYDLMVVPRELKPMDSLTFCNALEISIQELRQLFDDMNGRLRNKKISRIKPSIFYKQLSARQYGFLQEKLYKFDGFFVQRRTLRKYEYPHAAHILGYIGEVGPQDIERDNYYTRGDYHGINGVESTYEKFLRGKKGYKYVLVDVHGRQKGTFRDGQFDIPAVAGKDIKLTIDIGLQKYGEELMKNKIGSIVAIEPKTGELLSMVSSPGYNPSLLVGKKRAGNFSVLSTDSLKPLFNRPIMAWYPPGSTFKTVNALIGLQEGVITPNTKYECYMGYSVGRFHLGCHPHASPLDLRHSISNSCNAYYCHIFRNIIDNPKNGTVQNGFELWKNYLVKFGFGHKLGIDFANEIRGFVPNSQTYDKIYNKSWSSLTVVSLAIGQGELLTTPVQMANMAATLANKGYFYTPHIIKEIENDTIPTRFKEIRETGIDTTHFAPVLDGMEMAIWGGAGSTATIARVPGISICGKTGTAENPHGEDHSVFIAFAPKEDPKIAIAVYVENGGFGSRWAAPISSLVVEKYLKGEIDPSRTWLEKRMLEGDLIHGTK; encoded by the coding sequence ATGAGTAGAAGAACCCTTGTTATTGGCCTTATCATTTTATTTATAGGTATAAGCTTTATTATTAAGCTTTTTATACTTCAGGTGTACGACCCATCGTATAAATATTCGGCCGTGAGTAATACTCGTCGCGAAATAATCAGTTTCCCATCGCGTGGACTGATTTACGACAGAAACGGAAAACTCATCGTTTCAAACCAGGCCGATTACGATTTGATGGTGGTGCCCCGTGAACTTAAACCTATGGATTCACTCACCTTTTGTAATGCCCTGGAGATATCTATACAGGAATTGCGTCAACTCTTCGACGACATGAACGGTAGATTACGTAATAAAAAGATATCACGTATAAAACCTTCTATTTTTTACAAGCAGTTATCGGCCAGACAGTACGGTTTTTTGCAGGAAAAATTGTACAAATTCGACGGTTTTTTTGTGCAGCGTCGTACGCTGCGTAAATATGAATATCCGCATGCTGCACATATATTGGGTTATATTGGCGAAGTGGGGCCGCAGGATATAGAAAGGGATAATTATTATACCCGTGGCGATTACCATGGCATCAATGGGGTAGAATCGACTTACGAAAAATTTTTGCGTGGAAAAAAGGGGTATAAATATGTTTTGGTGGATGTTCACGGACGACAAAAAGGCACCTTCCGCGATGGGCAGTTCGATATTCCGGCAGTGGCGGGTAAAGACATTAAGCTGACCATCGATATTGGATTACAAAAGTATGGCGAGGAGCTAATGAAAAATAAGATAGGCTCCATTGTGGCCATCGAACCCAAAACAGGGGAGTTGTTATCCATGGTTTCGAGCCCGGGGTATAACCCCTCACTTTTGGTTGGCAAAAAAAGAGCGGGTAACTTTTCCGTGTTAAGTACCGATTCCTTAAAGCCATTGTTTAACCGACCTATTATGGCCTGGTATCCTCCCGGATCTACCTTTAAAACCGTGAATGCACTCATAGGCCTGCAAGAGGGTGTTATTACGCCCAATACCAAATACGAATGTTACATGGGTTATTCGGTGGGGCGTTTTCACTTGGGATGTCATCCTCATGCCAGTCCTCTTGATTTACGACATTCCATCTCCAATTCCTGCAATGCCTATTATTGTCATATTTTTCGGAATATAATAGATAATCCCAAAAACGGTACGGTACAAAATGGATTTGAATTATGGAAAAATTACCTGGTAAAATTTGGTTTTGGTCATAAATTGGGTATTGATTTTGCCAACGAAATACGGGGCTTTGTACCCAACAGCCAAACTTACGACAAGATTTACAACAAAAGCTGGTCGTCGCTCACCGTAGTATCCTTGGCCATTGGGCAGGGCGAGCTGTTAACAACACCTGTACAGATGGCCAACATGGCTGCCACGCTGGCTAACAAGGGCTATTTTTACACACCGCACATCATCAAGGAAATTGAAAACGACACCATACCCACTCGTTTTAAAGAGATTCGCGAAACCGGCATTGATACCACCCACTTTGCCCCGGTACTCGACGGCATGGAAATGGCCATATGGGGAGGCGCTGGCAGTACGGCCACCATTGCCCGTGTGCCCGGCATAAGTATATGTGGAAAAACAGGCACGGCCGAAAATCCACATGGCGAAGATCACTCTGTATTCATAGCCTTTGCTCCAAAAGAGGATCCTAAAATTGCCATTGCTGTATATGTTGAAAACGGTGGTTTTGGATCCAGGTGGGCAGCTCCCATATCGAGCTTGGTGGTGGAGAAATATTTAAAAGGGGAGATCGATCCATCCCGTACCTGGCTCGAGAAAAGAATGTTGGAAGGAGATTTGATTCATGGCACAAAATAA
- the mreD gene encoding rod shape-determining protein MreD: MISVIPRYLFNFVFFVLLQVLILNKMEFSGYLNPYLYVLFILTLPFETPGWLLLILSALLGVSVDMFSNTLGMHMAACILIAYARPFILARIAPRDNYETGTLPLPSYYGFAWFFKYAGILVFVHHLFYFVIESFSVVSFFDILMKTLGSTFFTLLIMGVTLLFTYQKKRRI; the protein is encoded by the coding sequence ATGATAAGTGTAATTCCCAGATACCTGTTTAATTTCGTGTTTTTTGTGCTGCTTCAGGTTCTTATCCTCAACAAAATGGAGTTCTCGGGATATCTGAACCCCTACCTGTATGTTCTTTTTATTTTAACCCTGCCTTTTGAAACACCTGGATGGCTGTTGTTGATACTATCCGCGTTATTGGGCGTAAGTGTAGATATGTTTTCGAACACTTTAGGTATGCATATGGCAGCTTGTATTTTAATTGCTTATGCACGACCTTTTATATTGGCACGCATAGCGCCTCGCGACAATTACGAAACAGGTACCTTACCACTGCCCTCTTATTATGGCTTTGCTTGGTTTTTCAAATACGCTGGAATATTGGTGTTTGTGCATCATTTATTTTATTTTGTTATAGAATCTTTTTCCGTAGTCAGTTTTTTTGATATTCTGATGAAAACACTGGGGAGCACCTTTTTTACACTACTCATCATGGGTGTTACGCTATTGTTCACTTATCAAAAAAAACGAAGAATTTAA